The following nucleotide sequence is from Bacteroidales bacterium.
TTCTTTGAATACTTTTATAGGTAAACCATCTTTTTCCCATTCGACAAAACCACCAGCAAGGCTTGCCAAAAAACAAAAGCCTTTTTCTTTTAAAATATTCATCATTGGTATAACTCTATTAGAGGTAGAATCGGCAATGATGATAATTTTATCAGATGGCAATTGTGAAAGATTTGTTGTCACATCCATTTGGCATAAGTAAAAAACATCGGGGATGTCGAATTGTTTGAACCTAATAAGATCTAAAGAACGTATGTCAAGTAAAACAGCTTCTTTTTGTTGAATAAGTGTCCATGCTTTTCGGGGTGTAATGGCATAATATTGCTCGACTTTAAAAGCGTATTGTTCAAGGAGTACTAGTGGTTCCATAAAAGACAATTATTATTAATTCCTTTTACAAAGTTATCAAAAATGTTTAAGATTCTAGCTGTTTCTGATCCAGCAAAACCTTTAATATCGTCATAAGTAATTAATTTTTCGTATGCTTGCAGATATTTTGAAGAGAGGGGCATGTAGGACCAATGCCATGGTTCAGGTTGATAACCGGTTGAACGAAGTTCTCCGAACTCAATGTATGGCTGGCAGAAGCCAAAAGAGGCAGCATGAATTTGAAGCCAAGTGTAGACTTGATTACCTTCAGTGGTTTTAAAGTAAGCAGGATCCACACTGTTGATATCGATATCAGTTCCCCAATGATGACGAGAAGTGCCAGGCATACTACTGTAACGTAAGATAAAGCGAGCTCTTTCGACAGGATCAGGATGAGTTTGAGTAAGGTTTTTACCTTCAACCAAGTTCTTACCATACCATTTTTTCTCCCAGATGTTTTTTTGGTCATTAAAGGTTCTTGTAGCAGATACAATGAATAGATGAATACCTTCTTTTTTAGCGCTGTCGCACATGCGTATGAATGCTTCATAGGCTTCGCGTTGCATATATATATTCTTCTTATATGTATATAGGGAATCTATTAGGGTAAAATCAGGATGTTTAGAAGGTTCATATTTTCCTAACAAGAAATTTCTCATAATTGAATCTGCATTAAATAGGTTGCCTTGAGCCTGTAAAAGCCAAAATAAGATCAATGCCACCATAAAGGATATATAGCGCATTTATTTTTTCTTGAAAAGTTTTAGAGCTTCATCTACGATTTGATCGGTATGCAATCCATACTTAATAAGTAACTCCTCTGGTTGACCAGATTCTCCGAAAGAGTCGGGCATGCCCATGATTTTCATGAGAACAGGATAATGTTGACTAAGACATTCAGCCACAGCTGAACCTAAACCACCATGAATTTGATGTTCTTCAATGGTAAGAACGCAACCTGTTTTACGGGCGTGGAATATGAGGCTTTCTTGGTCTAAAGGTTTGATGGTATGAACATTCAGAACCGATGCAGATATGTTCAGTGTGTTAAGCTTTTGAGCGGCCTTGAGAGCATGATAGACCATATGTCCTGTGGCGACGATGGTTACGTCTTTTCCTTTGATAAGTTCATCGATTTTGCCCGGGGTAAATTTGTCGGTAATGGATGTAAAATTGGGAACGGCTTCTCTACCAAAACGAACATAAACGGGACCTTTGATTTGCTGGATTGCAGCCTTGGTTGCAAGATAGGTTTGATTTGCGTCGCAAGGGGAAAGTACAGTCATATGTGGTAGAGCACGCATAACGGCAATATCTTCAAGAGCCTGATGAGTAGCCCCATCTGGGCCAACAGAAATGCCAGCATGAGCACCTCCTATGATGACATGAATATTATTGTAACATATTGAGATACGTATTTGGTCCGATGCTCTGAAAGCTGCAAAAACGCCATAAGTACTAAAAACGGGAATAAAACCTTCCAGGGCAAGTCCAGCAGCTATGGTAGCTGCGTTTTGCTCGGCAATGCCGATTGAAAAAAAACGTTCTGGGAATTTTTCAGCAAACCAGTGTACACACACTGAAGAAGAAATATCTAAACCAAGAACAATTAATCGTTTTTCTATTTCACCTACATCTCTTAATGCTTCACCAAACCCAAAACGAGTAGGCTTTAATTCCACTGATTTTTTTTACAAAGATTTAAAAAATTTAATCATATAACAAATTTGTGTCAAAAAATATTTCATGTGCCCAGGATTTATAATTTTTTTCTTTTGTATGACAAAATTTCAAATAATGTTTATATTTGCTCAAAATTTAATATGAAATACATAGTGCGTTTACTATCGATATTTTTTGTGTTTTTTATCATAAGTGGATGTGAAAAAAATAATTGGCCAATTGTCCTTAAATCAAAAGTAACGTATAAAGTTTCAGGAACTGCTTCGGAGGTCATTATTATGTACCGTGATGAAACGGGGTCGAATAAAATCAAGGGCATTTCAAGTTCGTCTGCTTTACCCTGGAAATATGAGTTTCGTGTTAAACCCGATACGTACGTATTCTTACAAGCGAAGAACAATACAGCCTCGGGTGAAGTAGTTGTAGAAATTTTGAAAGGATCTAAAGTTATTTTTACAGACAAAAGCTCGATTCCTTATGGGACAGCTACATGCAGTGGTTACATTAAATAACAATTTAAAGCTTAATTAATCGAATTGTAGTTTTGTTGATTTTAGGTGAGTTTAAAATAAGTTTCAGAAATTTGGTAAGTTCAAGAGGAGGAAGTGGTATAATTTTCAAAAACAGATAAATTTCGTCAATTGAAGTTAAAGTAAAATCTGAAGGAAAATAGCCATATCCTTGAAATAGTCCATTCTTAATAAATACAAATGGTGTAGCGTTTGAATTCTGGTTATCAATGATGAGAAAAGTTTTCTTTTCGAACAATTGGGAAAAAATAAGATTTTCAACACGTTGATTGTAAATATCTGGAGGTTCTTTATGGTTGTAAGTATTATGATAGAGTTGATACTCACAATGTAAATTTTTATTATTGAGTCCACATAGATTTTCGTAAAGCTCATTAGTTAAACACCATGCATAAAGTTCTTTTTTGGCTTCTTCTATTGTATCGAAGTGAATGAGAGGAAGTTCGTTTTTCTTTTTACTGGTTGGATGAATTTCGAAACAGATATATCCTTCATCGTTTACCTGATGGTAAATTCCTATTTTTTTAAGAAAACCATGTTTGCGCCTAAGATGAGCTTTTACTTTTTGAGTTTCAACCCATTCAAGCAAATTTGCAATAAGTAAACTTTGAGTTTCAATATAACTAACATCCTCGAAAGATTGCTGAAGTGATTTATTGCGTGAATAGAAACTTCGGTATTGTTGTTGTACGGATTTTCTGATGTTCTCAGAGCTTTTGACAAGAAGTACGTTTTTATCTTTATCTAGAAGGAAAAACAATCCAGGAGTATCTGGCAGATATGAAAAAGAGTTGAAATTGTCACATAAAGAGTAGTCTTGAAGTGAAAGAATTTTTAGAAAAAGGTTTGCTGTTGCCATAGCATCGCTAAGAGCGCGATGATGATCATGCAAAGGGATGTCAAGCCAAGAAGTTAGTTTTTTCAGCTGATATGAAGGAAGGTCAGGAAAGAATTCGCGCGAAAGTCTTAAAGTGTCAATTATCGGAATTTCAAAATTGATGCCCATACGGGCAAATTCTGATTGTATGACTTTATAATCAAATGTTGCATTATGAGCAACAAAAATTGATTCTTTAAAAAAATTGAGCACATCAAAAGCAATTTCATGAAAATAGGGGGCATCTTTAATCATTTCATTGGATATTCCAGTTAGATTAGTTATGAAAGGAGGAATATGTTTGCCAGGATGAACAAGACTATGAAAAGTTTCGGTAATTTTTTGATTTTCTATGCGAATAAGTGCAATTTCAATGATTCTATTTTGATTTAAAGTTCCACCTGTGGTTTCAACATCACAAACCACATATGATTTATTCATTGTTTTATGAGTTGTTCGAATCCATGAATTTTTTTGAGTTTTTCAAATAACGGGCGTGGATCAGCGGAAAGATTCCCTGCAGCAAGTTTACCACAATAATATGCATAGCCATTCAAAATTTCTTGATTATGATTGTCGAATAATTTGATTTTATAGTTTTTTCCAGAATCACAACCTGATTCGATTATTTCTTCCTTCTTATGAAGTTTGAGTGAATCGATACTTTTGACCATGTCATGAAAAAAGTTTTCAGGAAGGATAAAAGTAGTATCGTGAAAAACCCGGTATGCATTATATACTTTAACGTTCATGTTTGTAGGGGTAATTGTTGCTTTGTAATTTCTAATGTTTTCTTCAGATTTTCTCCTGACGTCTTCAAAAATGAAAATGATTTGTGTAGGCTTATATTGAATGATACTATCCTTTGGGTTTGTTTTATTGTCTTTATTGCTTGAATTGCAAGATAACAATAACAAAACAATTAGACCTGAAATGAAAAGTATTATGCGGATCATACTTGAATCATTTTATTTTCGATAAGTTTTTCGACGAAGATGATAAATTCTTTGGGGTGCATGGCATCTTCAAGTTTATATTTTCCGATTTGTGTTCTACAGAGGGAGCCCAGGTAAGCTGCTGTCTCCAGGGCGTCGCCGAAGTCTCTTGCAATGGAACGAATATAAGTGCCTTTGCTGCAAACTATTTGAAAGTCCACTTCAGGAAGTTCAATACGGGTGATATTGAATTCATAAATCGTAATAGGGCGTGGAGATAGATGGATAGTTTTACCATTTCTGACATACTCGTAAGCTCTTTTGCCGTTGACTTTGATGGCACTGTATTGAGGTGGCATTTGCATCTGGTTACCTATCATTTCTTTGGCTTTCTCCATAATAAGTTCGGGAGTAATATGGTCAATTGGGTATCCATCCTCAAGCTGGTCGAGTGTTTCTTTGTCGAAAGATGGAGTAAAAGCTCCGAGGACGAAAGTTCCCTCGTATGTTTTTGGAAGATTTTGGATTTTGCTAGCCATTTTGGTTTTTTTGTTAGTGAGAACAATAAGTAATCCGGTTGCAAGTGGATCAAGGGTGCCCCCATGACCAATTTTTATGGGTTTTTTCAAAAGCCTGTGTAGATTTTGTTTAATGAAATTGACTACGTCGAAAGACGTCCAAGTGTAGGGTTTATCAATTAGGAGAATTTCACCGCTTTCAAAATCGAACATATTTATAGATTTGTAAATGTTATTCCTGCATTCATTAAAATCAGGAAAATCATACTTAATATGATACGATACCAACCAAAAAACTTAAATCCAAATTTAACAAGAAATGAAATGAATGATTTTATGACAAGGATGGCGATTATAAAAGAGATGAAATTGCCCAAAATGATTAATTTCAAATGAAATGGATCAAGCAAAACTTCATGATTTTTGTAAAGCTCAAATCCTGATGCTGCTGTGATGGTAGGTACTGCGAGAAAAAAACTAAATTCTGCTGCTTGTTTTCTGCTAAGTTTTTGTGCAAGACCACCTATGATGGTAGCTGCAGAGCGACTCACTCCAGGTAACATTGAAAAAACCTGGAAAAGGCCTATGAAAAAAGAGTGTCTCGGTGTAATCTTAGGTGCGTCTTCTCTATTTCCAAGTTTATCAATGAAAATCATGATTATGCCAACTATGAAAAGATTAATAACAACCATCAGAACGTTAGACAGAAATTCTTCAATATAGGAATGAAACAATAAACCCAGCAGAGCTGCTGGAAAAAAAGCAATAAATAAATTGAGGTAGAACTGAAGGTCTTTAAAAAATTCTTTATAATACAAAACAACAACTGCTAATATTGCTCCGAACTGGATAGAAATAATATATGTTTTGACAAATTCGGTTGATTCAATTTGCAACAATGATTGAGCTAAAATGAGATGTCCCGTTGATGAGACTGGTATAAATTCAGTTAGGCCTTCGACTATAGCAAGGACAATGGCTTCGAAAAGTGTCATTTCTTATTATTATTTGCTGGGCGGTAAAGTATGGCTATCACATTTACCACGATTCCTAGAACAATGAGAATGGGGGCTAAAGTCAATCTTTGAAAAGAAAAAATTTCGTAATTAAAAACCTTGGGATCATGGGAACCACCACCTATCATTAAAAGATATCCCAAAGCCATAAGTAAGATGCCGCCTAGCATTAGCAAATAGTTTATTTTTCCGAAAACCATTTGGGGTTTGTTTTGAGGAGTTTGCTTCATGTTTTTTTGCAAAGTTAATTTTTTTAATTTCTGCAATTACAACTTTGACTGAAAAAAATCCTAGTATGAGGAAGAAGATTTTCGATATAGCTTTGTTGTTCTTTGGTAAGTGGAATAACTCGAAGATCTAAGTATTGAAGAGAAGAGGATATCTTTTGAATTTCTTCAGGTAAACTAGTTATATTAGTTCCTGCCAAATTAAGAGATTTGAGATTTGTTAAATTTCCTATCTCTGAAGGTAGGGTAGACAGGTCATTGAAACGAAGAATGAGGGTAGAGAGTTGAGAACACTTGCCTATTTCAGGAGGAAGTGTTTTAATCCGATTGTTACCGAGATTAAGAACACGTAGATTTTTAAGTTCTGCAATCTGAGGTGGTATCTCTTCAATTCTATTGAAGCTAAGGTCAAGATAGATAAGATTTTTGCATAAGAATATTTCGGATGGGAAAGATTTAAGGCCTTTATGGGTCAATTTAATAAATTGGACACTATCAGGATTTTGTCTAATTTCGGACAATTTTTTATAAGGTTTTAGTAATTTGTAATTAAAGTCATTTTGCGTCAATAAAGAAATGGTATAAAAGAAGAAAAGTATTGAAACAATTGTTTTCATTTGAATTGTTTTGCAAGAAGAGCAAGGGTTTTAGCTTTATCACGGTGGAGTTGGGAAGTGAGTTCTTCCGAAGAGGAGAATTTTCTTTCTTCTCTAATTCGGTCATAAATTTGAATAATTAATTCTTTTCCATAAAGATCAATGTTAATATCTAACAAATGGGCTTCTAACCTAAGGCTTTTTCCATTGAATGTAGGTCTTGTTCCAATATTGACCATAGCAGGATAAGCTTGATGATCTACTTTGATTATAGCAGCGTAAACTCCGTTTGGTGGGAGTAGTTTTTCTGATAAGTCTATGGCTATGTTGGCTGTGGGAAACCCTAATTTTGAGCCAAGGTGATCCCCATGGATAACCGTACCTATAATAGTATAAGGATAGCCTAATAAACGATTTGCCAGTTGAATGTTTCCATAAGTAAGAAGTTTTCTGATTTTAGAAGAACTAACAATGAGACCGTTTATTTCGACTGGCTCAAGCCGAATAAGTTGAATCTTAAGTTCGTTACATATTTTTTCAAGCGTCTCGCTGTTTCCTTCTCTATTTTTTCCAAAAGCATGATCGTGACCAATGACGATGACGGATGCATGAAAAACACGGTGAAGAATATCACGGACGAAATGTTCGGGGGGTATTTCTGCAAATTCAGTTGTAAAAGGTTGAAAATGAATATAGTCTGGTTTGAAAGGAAGGTAAGACAATAGGTGTATTTTTTCCTTGTTGGTAGTTAGAACTTTAACACTTTGGTCACCTTGGTAGAGAATGTTTCTTGGATGTTGTGCAAAAGTATATAAAAGTGAAGGAATTTGTTTCTCTCGTGCAATCGAATGTAGCCTATTTAAAATAGTTTGATGCCCTATATGGATTCCATCAAAAGTGCCTACGGTGATGGCAAGTTGGTTAGAGTGTAACTCGTGGATGTTATCTGGAGTTAAAGTTTTCATGTATAGATTGTTTGCAAAAATAATTTTTTCTTAGTGATAAAAGTTTTGATCTAAGACATTTCGTATTATCAGAAAATTTAATGATTTTGTTAGTTAGAGAAATTTCGATTACGTTTGCAAAAAAGATGTTATGAATTTGCATGAGTATCAAGCAAAAATGTTGTTGAAACAATATGGGGTTTTGGTTCCAGTGGGATATGTAGCAAGTAATTCTGAAGAAGCTTTGATGGCTGCTAAAAAAGTTTGGGATGAAACCAAAGTAGAAGGTTGGGCTATTAAAGCTCAAATTCATGCAGGGGGGAGAGGTAAGGCTGGTGGAATTAAAATAGCTCGCCATATGGAGGAAGTTGAGTTATTTTCCCAACAGCTTATCGGGAGCAAGCTAATTACTCCTCAAACTTCTGCGGAGGGTAAACTAGTACGAAAGATTTTGATCGAGCAAAACATATATTATCCAGGAGAAGAACAACCGCTGGAGTTTTATGTTAGTTTTCTGTTAAATAAAGCCCTGGAAAAATACATGTTTATGTATTCCATCCAAGGTGGCATGGAAATTGAGGTAGTTGCTGAGAAAAATCCCGAACTTATTTTTACTGAAATCATTGATCCTATGTTGGGTCTTATGCCGTATCAGGCTAGAAGAATGGCATATAATCTTGGTTTAAAAGGAGTGGCTTTTCAAAACATGGTTTCTTTTCTTCTGAATTTATACCGTGCGGCTATTTCTATAGATGCTAACCTTGTCGAAATCAATCCGGTTTTGAAAGCATCGGATGGTAAAATATTTGCAGCTGATGCTAAGGTGGTTATTGATAACAATGCGTTATTCAGGCATCCTGAGATTGCACAAATGGATGATCCTGATGAAATGGATTCACTTGAAAGAGAAGCTACGCACTATAAACTTAATTACATAAAGTTAAACGGCAATGTGGGTTGTATGGTTAACGGAGCAGGTCTAGCCATGGCAACGATGGATGTTATTAAGATGAGTGGAGGTGAACCTGCTAATTTTCTTGATGTGGGTGGAAGTGCAGATGTCGACAGAGTAGAAAAAGGTTTTCGCATTATTCTAAAGGATCCCAATGTAAGGCTGATTTTTGTGAATATTTTTGGAGGTATTGTTCGTTGTGATCGCGTTGCCAATGGTATTGTCCAAGCGTACAGGAACATTGGTGAGATACCTGTACCAGTGGTGGTTCGGTTGCAAGGAACAAATGCAGAAGAAGGAAAACAACTTATTGCTGAGAGTGGATTAAAAGTATATTCTGTAATTTACATTGAGGAGGCAGCTGAATTGATCAATAAATTATTGTCTTAATGGGGATAATGAGAAAAAATATTTTTGAGTTTGCGAATGGTGCGATAGGATAATAGATGCGGATTTAGTCGCATGTGATTGATTTGCATGTAAATATGGACAGCATGATCAAGTAAATCCAAGCGTTCAGTTATGTCTTCTACAGATTTTCCTCTTATCACGATACCATGATTTTGCCATAGACATATAGGAGATGTAAGCATAGTATGAGCCGTAGTATTCGCAAGCTTTTCAGAACCAGGTAGGGCAAAAGATAGAATGGAAATACCTTCAGGTAATCTGATAATAAGTTCTGGTAAAAGAGAAAAAAGCAATCGATTTATTTTGCGTTCTCCACGAAAAACGTTAACTTTAATATGGGATAAAGCTATAAGAGAAGGAATATGGGCATGAACAAGAATATGACTATCAATCGATTTTTTTTTAAGAGCATGATGGACAGCAAAATGTGTTCTCCATTCTGAAGTAGGCAAAATACCTTCAAGAGGAGCGTAAAGTTCTATATAGTTGGTATGAAAAACACATAAAACAACATGTTGTACTGGATCTTTAGCTATTTCACTCATCGAAGTTCCTGAAGCTGAGAGAACTAGAGCATGATTGGTGAGATATGTGTAAGGATTTTCCTTGAGGAAAATAGTTTTGTGGGGAAAATTGTCAAGAATGGAAATTTGAAAAGTATCTTTCCATGGGAAACGTAGAGAAATATTACCTCCTGTTGCGTAAGCCCAACCCCTATCGTGTAGATATGTTGCTAGCTGAGAGAAAGTAGAGGAGAATTCAATTTCTTGTTTAAAATTTAACATGTACCGTCTGAGTATATTCTTGATTGTTGATTATCAGTTTTAATAAATAGGTTCCTTCAGATAAGTGTGCAAGTGATATTCGTTTTTCATTAATTTCATTAAGATGCTCCCATAGTACAAGTTTTCCTTGTGGGTCATAAATTGACAAATAGCCAGATACAGGATTATTGGGGAAATGAATAAAGAAAATTCCATTGGATGGATTAGGAAATATTACAAAGGGAAGGGAAGAATTTTCGGCAATTGATAAGGGGTCTACAAGAAGTAAAGCAGAGTTAGAAGTGGCGTTCCCACATGTTCCATTCACTATGCATCGATAATAGCCTTGATCTGCAGGTGTAACATTGAAAATCTGTAGAGTTGAAGAATTAGCACCAGAAATATGGCTGTTGTTGGAGAGATTAACTCCATCTTTTTGCCATTGATAGGTGAGATTTGTGCCAGATGCAACCACTGTAAAAGTAGCATTGCTTCCTTCATTAATAGAAAGATTGGCTGGATGGGATGTGATGATGGTACTTGGATAGACAGTAAGTGTAGCATTGGAACTGTTAGTCGAACCACAGCTATTAGAAACCACACAAGAATAAGTTCCGGCATCTGCAGTAGTAACAGACGAGAGCATTAGGGTAGAAGAAGTGGCTCCTGGGATACTAATACCATCTTTTTTCCACTGATATTGAAGGGGTGATGAGCCAGAAGCATTAATACTAAAAGTAACATTGTTTCCTTGGCAAACTGATTGAGAGGTGGGTTGTGTAGTAATAGTTGGGGGATTAGAGAGTGTAAGAGTAGCGGGATTGCTTTCAGCATTACCACACGCATTGCTAACAACACAGGTGTAAGATCCTACATCTGATGAACCAACGGATGTTATGGTAAACGTTGAATTGGTAGCTCCATTGATATTGGTGCCGTTCTTTTTCCATTGATAAGATATGGGAGGGGTGCCATTCGCGGAAACTGTAAAACTTACCTGAGAACCTGGGCAAGCTGAAGTACTGGTAGGATGAGTGGCTATGGTTGCTGCAGTACAACCCACTGTTGAATTAATCACAAGATCATCAATCCAAAGCATAAACTTGCCACTTGATACGTGTTGAATGGCAAGATAAATGGTTTGGTTGTTGTAAGAAGAAAGATCGTAGGTAAATTGGGTCCATGTTGAGGGTGCTTGAACAGGATTGCTTCCACTTATGGGTGTAAAGCTAGAAGGATTATTATTAGTGGTAGAGACAAGTACTTTGAATTCATCATTACCCCATGTACCAGGCTTTGGGCTTAGGGCCCAAAAAGAGAAACTGGAATTGGTACCAAGTTGAATAGGGGGAGAAATAAACCAATCATTGCTAGCAGAACCATCGGCAGGACAGATGGACATTCCACAGCGAGAACCTCCATGAGCTACATCACCTTGAGATGCGGTCCAGCCACTTGCAACGGGATTCATGCACATCCATGCAAATGCAGAACCCTCATTGGGGAAATTGCAATCAGCACTTTGATAAGTAGGTTTGCCATCGCCATCGTAAGTTGTCCATGGTGTAAAATCGGTCGTATAATCAGTTGAATTTTCAAAGTCCCATGTGAAAGGAAAAGAATTAATGGGGGCGGTGAGGGTGGTAGCTTGTGCAGTAACACCTGTACTCCAATTGTAACTTCCTGTGTTACTCCATAACTTATAATAATAAGTTGTATTGGGAGATAATCCTGTATGTGAGAAAGATGTCGCCGATCCATAATAAATGACAGTCCCACCCCCTGGAATGTTTTGACCCGGTGAATAAGAGGTTCCATTTGCAGGGGTTCCGAAAGTGGGGGTGGTGGAATATGCTAGAAGTACTGGATTGTTACTGGAATTCAGATTCCAAGTTAGGTTAATTTGCGAAGAAGAAACAGCGTTAGCTGTAAAATTGGTTGGATTGGTATTATTTGGAA
It contains:
- a CDS encoding immunoglobulin domain-containing protein; translated protein: MWIKRGLFFISFVLYLGLMGQVLTDQKTISVQNSTGVEVVYPSVIKYPVYFDISPPLRDLGIDPPKEKGKKVDVKKPPLQPNPNVKEIIEVDPVLQNFLPASKATPQIVVQFAGPNNSSFPPDANGSVGPNHYFQAYNVQYKIYNKQGNTVAGPTNYNTLFSGVTGSSYNDGDPIILYDENAQRWLAAEFSVSGSNDYMLIAVSTSSDPTGTWYRWSFDVDDMPDYMKFGIWRDGYYMAVNNSSGKDVYVFDRSTMLNGGSNPAMVGFDNPYRPSTASGFHCIMPVDNDGTFAPSGTPGLFLTINDNAWGGSDQLWLYALTVNWSNPQSSTFSRIQQINVPAFDAVFGTNWNDITQKGTTQKLDALSEMLMYSVKYRNFGNGDERIVACHAVDVGSQQAGIRWYELKKNQTSGQWEIRQSGTYKPDANSRWNASIAINKNKDIAVAYSIASSNLYPGLRLTGQTASENVNASGVFDVSEYTIADGTTYQASVNRWGDYALMSVDPVDEETFWFSSSYMGVNTSTKKTTIIAFKFPNNTNPTNFTANAVSSSQINLTWNLNSSNNPVLLAYSTTPTFGTPANGTSYSPGQNIPGGGTVIYYGSATSFSHTGLSPNTTYYYKLWSNTGSYNWSTGVTAQATTLTAPINSFPFTWDFENSTDYTTDFTPWTTYDGDGKPTYQSADCNFPNEGSAFAWMCMNPVASGWTASQGDVAHGGSRCGMSICPADGSASNDWFISPPIQLGTNSSFSFWALSPKPGTWGNDEFKVLVSTTNNNPSSFTPISGSNPVQAPSTWTQFTYDLSSYNNQTIYLAIQHVSSGKFMLWIDDLVINSTVGCTAATIATHPTSTSACPGSQVSFTVSANGTPPISYQWKKNGTNINGATNSTFTITSVGSSDVGSYTCVVSNACGNAESNPATLTLSNPPTITTQPTSQSVCQGNNVTFSINASGSSPLQYQWKKDGISIPGATSSTLMLSSVTTADAGTYSCVVSNSCGSTNSSNATLTVYPSTIITSHPANLSINEGSNATFTVVASGTNLTYQWQKDGVNLSNNSHISGANSSTLQIFNVTPADQGYYRCIVNGTCGNATSNSALLLVDPLSIAENSSLPFVIFPNPSNGIFFIHFPNNPVSGYLSIYDPQGKLVLWEHLNEINEKRISLAHLSEGTYLLKLIINNQEYTQTVHVKF